A single genomic interval of Daucus carota subsp. sativus chromosome 1, DH1 v3.0, whole genome shotgun sequence harbors:
- the LOC108213144 gene encoding 3-ketoacyl-CoA synthase 10, producing the protein MAAEQELLSTEIVNRGIESSGPDAGSMTFSVRVRRRLPDFLQSVKLKYVRLGYHYLINHGIYLATIPVLVLVFGAEVGSLTREEMWSKIWNITALYDLATILAFFGVFVFTLSVYFMSRPRSIYLLDFACYKPQDDLKVSKHQFIELARNSGKFDEASIEFQKKILHSSGIGDETYVPKAIMSSENCATMKEGRAEASTVIFGALDELFEKTGIRPKDVGILVVNCSIFNPTPSLSAMVINHYKMRGNILSFNLGGMGCSAGIIALDLARDMLQANPNNYAVVVSTEMVGYNWYPGKDRSMLIPNCFFRMGCSAVLLSNRRRDFTRAKYRLEHIVRTHKGADDRSFRSVYQEEDDQRNKGLRISRDIVEIGAEAIKTNITTLGPLVLPVSEQLLFFATLVRKYLFKGGSGTKSESSKPYIPDYKLAFEHFCMHAASKTVLDELQRNLELSEKNMEPSRMTLYRFGNTSSSSIWYELAYLEANERVRRGDRIWQLAYGSGFKCNSAVWKSMRRIRKPSRNPWL; encoded by the exons ATGGCAGCAGAACAGGAGCTTCTGTCGACGGAGATTGTGAACCGGGGGATCGAGTCCTCCGGGCCTGATGCCGGCTCGATGACATTCTCCGTGCGGGTTCGACGACGGCTCCCGGACTTCTTACAGTCCGTGAAGTTGAAGTACGTGAGACTAGGTTATCATTACCTTATAAATCATGGTATTTATCTAGCGACAATTCCTGTTCTTGTACTTGTGTTCGGAGCCGAGGTGGGGAGTCTTACTAGGGAAGAAATGTGGAGCAAGATTTGGAACATTACGGCTCTTTATGATCTTGCCACGATTCTTGCTTTCTTCGGTGTTTTTGTTTTTACGCTGTCGGTTTACTTCATGTCGCGCCCTCGCTCTATTTATCTTCTTGATTTCGCTTGTTATAAGCCCCAGGATGACCTCAAG GTCTCAAAGCATCAGTTCATTGAACTAGCGCGTAATTCTGGGAAATTCGACGAAGCCAGCATTGAATTCCAGAAGAAAATCCTGCATTCATCAGGAATTGGCGACGAGACATATGTGCCAAAGGCCATAATGTCATCGGAGAATTGTGCCACGATGAAAGAAGGAAGAGCTGAGGCTTCAACGGTGATTTTTGGGGCACTCGACGAGCTCTTCGAAAAGACCGGAATAAGGCCAAAGGATGTCGGGATCCTGGTGGTGAACTGCAGTATTTTTAACCCGACGCCATCACTGTCGGCTATGGTCATAAACCACTACAAAATGAGGGGAAACATCCTGAGCTTTAATCTTGGAGGAATGGGCTGTAGCGCTGGGATCATCGCCTTGGACTTGGCACGCGACATGTTACAAGCCAATCCGAATAACTATGCTGTGGTGGTGAGTACTGAGATGGTGGGATACAATTGGTACCCCGGGAAAGACCGTTCCATGCTCATTCCTAATTGCTTCTTCAGGATGGGGTGCTCTGCAGTGCTTTTATCTAATCGTCGTCGTGACTTCACTAGAGCAAAGTACAGACTTGAGCATATTGTCCGCACTCACAAAGGGGCAGATGATCGCAGCTTCAG GAGTGTTTATCAAGAAGAAGATGATCAACGAAACAAGGGACTAAGGATCAGCAGAGATATAGTGGAGATCGGGGCAGAAGCAATCAAAACAAACATCACGACTCTCGGTCCCCTGGTGCTGCCTGTTTCAGAGCAGCTACTCTTCTTCGCAACACTAGTGAGAAAGTACTTATTCAAAGGCGGATCAGGCACCAAATCAGAATCATCCAAGCCCTACATTCCAGACTACAAGCTCGCCTTCGAGCACTTCTGCATGCACGCAGCAAGCAAGACAGTGCTGGATGAGCTACAGAGGAACCTGGAGCTCAGTGAAAAGAACATGGAGCCTTCAAGGATGACATTGTATCGCTTCGGGAACACCTCAAGCAGCAGCATTTGGTATGAGCTCGCGTATCTGGAAGCAAATGAACGCGTTAGGAGAGGCGACAGAATCTGGCAGCTGGCTTATGGATCAGGATTTAAGTGCAACAGTGCTGTCTGGAAATCAATGCGCCGCATCAGGAAGCCTTCGAGGAATCCTTGGCTTTAA